The Parvularculales bacterium region CTAAATATTACCGGCTGCGTAACGTGCGAGCGGCCTATTGGCTGGGGCGGCAGGATTCGAACCTGCGATCACGGGATCAAAACCCGATGCCTTACCGCTTGGCTACGCCCCAACAATTCTGCTCAAGATAGACTGTTCCGGCTCTACTGCGCAACTGGCACAATCGTAAAAGATGGCCTTGTTTGATCGTATTCCTATCAGGTCTTGGCGCATTGCCAGTGTGTGGGTTATAAGTTCTCTTTCATTGTGCTGAGCTGTTCAGTATGTCGGAGTGTGGCGCAGTCTGGTAGCGCACCTCGTTCGGGACGAGGGGGTCGCAGGTTCAAATCCTGCCACTCCGACCATTTTATGAATCGTAATTCATCACGACGTTATTAACGTCCGGTAAAACTGGCGGCGCGTTTTTCTACAAAGTGGGCAATACCCTCGCGAAAATCCTCGCTGGTGAAACTCTTACCCATTTCTTCATCGCCAATAGCAATGGCCTCATTAAGAGACTGAAACAACGCCGCATACACTTGCGATTTAATGACTGCAATGGAACGAGGCGAAGCCATATCGGCCAGCATTCGGGCATACCCCATAACCTCATCCATAAAACTTTCTTGCGCGAAGACCTTATTCACGAGACCCATGTCATATGCCTCTTCGGCCCCCACTTTGCGGGCGGAAAATAAAAGATCAAGAGATTGTGCCAGTCCTACAAGATGCGGCAAAAGCCAGCTTGTGCCATGTTCGGCTATCAGCCCACGCCGTGAAAACGCCGTTGTGATAAACGCATTAGAGGCAGCAAAGCGCATATCGCAATAAAGCGCCATCACCAAACCAACCCCGGCTGCCGGACCATTGAGAGCTGCAATAATGGGCTTGGGGCATTGTTGGATATAACCAAAACGACCTTTATAATGTTCCGTTACATCCGGCCCCTCAAAAGACAGGCGATCCCGCCGGCTCACGCCATACGAGGGTGGATGACTACCGCCTTGACTGTCTTCAATCTCTTTCAACTGCTCCATATCGGCCCCGGCGCAAAATCCCCGCCCCGAACCGGTCACCACGATAACCCTTACATCATCATCCTGAGTGGCGTGAATAACGGCCCGCTTAATACTGCTGTCCATGGCGCTTGTCCATGCATTAAGCCGGTCTGGACGGTTTAGGGTGATGGTGGCGACCCTATTTTTGATCTCAAACAGAATATCTTCATATGATGTACTCATAATCTCATCCTCATTTAATTTTGACCCTACTTTGATAAGAAAAAAACGATCTTTTATCAGAATTGCTGTTTGGGCAGATGTACAATTAAACCATCCAGAGCATCGGAGACGGTAATCTGACAACTCAAGCGTGAGACGTCTTTTACTTCAAAGGCGAAGTCCAGCATATCCTCTTCCATATCCCCCGGACCGCCTACAGTGTCCTTCCATGCTCCATCCACATACACATGACAAGTAGCACACGCACAAGAACCGCCGCAATCAGCATCAATGCCGGGGATATCATTCTTAAGTGCTCCCTCCATAACCGTCATATCATTATCTACCTCTACGGTGTGGCTTGTTCCATCATGTTCAACGTAAGTGATTTTTGCCATCGCTGTTTATTCTCTCCTCATACCTTATCAATCTTAATATCCAAACAACTCCCTCTGCGACAATATATCACACCTTTTCACCTTGTGCCCCTTGCCTGCATGTTTTATAAAAACTCCCATGAAAACAAACTCTCTTTATTTTATCCTATTTTCTACAGGTGTTTTTGTAACCCTCATGCTAGCCGGACTGGACGTACTACCTGTTACTACAGAAGCCAAAGCACAAGAAGTTTCAAAAGATGAAACAGCAACAAAGGGAGATCCCGAAAAAGGCGCACGGGTTTTCAAAAAATGTAAAGCCTGTCACACTTTAAAGAAAGACGGTGGTCATACTATCGGACCCAATTTGCATGGATTTCTTATGCGCCCGCCTGCTTCACTAGAGGGGTTTAAATATTCACAAGCCTTGAAGCAACACGCTACCGATGGTTTAAAGTGGAACGATGAAACATTGGATGCCTACTTAAAGAAGCCTTACACTTATATCAAAGGCACCACCATGTCATTTGCCGGTCTGCGTAAAAATGCTGATCGTGCTAATGTTATCGCTTATCTTGAACAAGAAACCGGAAACTAAAGATCAACGACTGAGGGAGAACAATCATGGCATTTCCAGAATCCCGTTTTGTTGAAAGCAACGGCTTGCGTATGGCGGTGTATGAACAGGGGAATGGCCTTCCTGTTATTTTTTGCCATGGATTTCCCGAACTGGCGTATTCGTGGCGGCATCAACTGCCTGCTCTTAGCAATGCAGGCTATCGCGCTATTGCGCCGGACCAACGTGGTTATGGCGCCACCGGCGGCCCTCGGGAGGAGGCCGCTGTTCCTGACTATGACATTGTCCATCTAACAGACGATATGGTGGGGTTGATGGATGCCCTAGCGTTAGACAAGGCAATTTTCTGTGGCCATGACTGGGGTGGTTTTATTGTCTGGCAAATGCCTTTGCTTCATCCGGACCGGGTAGCAGGGGTCATTGGCGTTAACACACCCTTTACCCCTCGGGCACCGGCTGACCCTATAGCGATTATGCGTGAGCGCATGGGGGATGACATGTACATCGTCTATTTTCAGAAATATGGCGATGCGGAAGCGCTGTTAGAGGAGGACATTCCCAAAAGCATGCGGTTTTGGTATCGCAAGAACACCATCACGCGGAAGATCTATGACACTCTGCCGGAAGAAAACAAACGATTAGCTTTGCTTGAGGCGTTCAAACAACCGGAATCCGAATGGGGCGGCGAGCCTCTGCTCACCGATGAGGAAATGGCATATTATGTGACAGCCTTTGAAAAGACCGGTTATACGGGCGGGATAAACTGGTATCGCAATTTCACCCGCAACTGGGAGATGAGTGCAGGCCTTAAAGAAAAAATCAACGTCCCCTGCCTGATGATTTCAGCCGCCGATGATATTGTGTTGCAACCGGAAATGACGGAAGGCATGGAGAATTACATCTCTGACCTAGAAAAACATATCATTCCCGATTGTGGTCACTGGACCCAGCAAGAAAAACCTGATGATCTCAACGCGCTTATTATTGACTGGTTAAATCGCCGCTTTGGAGGTCACCATGGAACTTAGCGATCATATCAGTCAGGGGCCTCAATGGATTCAGTTCTGGGTTACGTGGCTTGCCTTCATCAATACGGCAGCTGTTCTGTTTGCGTTTCACCGCAAAGAAGCTCACTGGATACTCACAGCATGGCTTGCGGTGCTTGTGTTTATGCCCGTGCTATTTGACGAAGTGGGTTATGTGCGATTACTTGGCATAGTACATATTATTTTCTGGACACCTCTTCTGGTTTATCTGTGGCGTCAGCGCTCTCAGATACTATGGAAAACCCTCTCAGGGTTTTATATCCGTGTTCTGTTTATCAGCAATCTGGTTTCTCTGACGTTTGATTATGTTGATTTAATTCGATACATTGCCGGGGATTATGCGGCATAGTCCAAACGTACTCCCCCCCGCCTCTCCCGAAACGGAAGCCTCGCCCTACTCTTCTCTCCACGATGAAGACGATGGGCCGTTGCGCATTTTGCTCTCTAGCTATCGCAGCCACCCCAGAACAGGTGGTCAGGGTGTTTATATACGCTATCTCACCAAGGCGTTGGTGAATTTAGGCCATAAAGTTGATGTCATATCCGGACCACCCTATCCAGCATTGGATGAACGAGTAGGGCTAATTAAACTACCCTCCCTAGATCTATATGCCCAGTCAAGCCCTCTATTTGCTCTGCGCTTGCCCATGTTGAAAGACCGTATCGCTCTTTATGAATGGTGGCACCACAACGTGGGCCGTTTTCCAGAGCCTTATACGTTTGGGGAACGTATGGCAGACTACATGCGCAAGCGCATTCACTTATATGACGTCCTACACGACAATCAAACTCTCAGCTATGGCATGCTCAAGGTCAATCGAATGGGGTTACCGATTGTAGGAACCATGCACCATCCAATTACGGTGGACCGCCGCATTGACCTTCACCATCAGCGTAATCCTTTTATGAAATTTCTAAAGTGGCGGTGGTATTCTTTTTTGACAATGCAGACTCAAGTCATCCGGCAGTTAGATTATATCGTTACCGGCTCCCAGAGTGCATGCCATGATGCAGCACGGGATTTTGGCATTTCCCCAGACCGCATTCGCATAACTCCCCATGGTATTGATCATGAAACTTTTCGCCCCCTGCCGGAGACCTCCCGTCATCCCCGCAAATTGATTGCCGTCGCTAGCGCCGATGTTCCACTTAAAGGTCTGATTTATCTGGTACGCGCTTATAGGAGCCTGCTTACACGCTATCCGGATTTGGAACTAGTCGTGGTGGGACATCTTCGGGAAGGACAAACGGCGCGAGAACTACGCGCTCTTGGCATAGAACACCGTGTTCGTTTTGTCTCCGATCTTGATGACGAAGAGATGACACGTCTTTATGCTGAGGCTACCCTTGCAGTTTCTCCATCGGTTTATGAGGGTTTTGGATTTCCTGCAGGCGAAGCTATGGCGTGCGGTGTGCCTCTTGTGGCAACGGATGGTGGCTCTTTACCAGAGGTTGTTGGAGATGCAGCCCTTATAGCACCTCATTCTAATCCGCAAGCTCTGGCTGAGGCTATTGCTACCCTGCTTGATGACCCCGAAAAACGTGCACAGTTCGCCAAAGCCGGACGACAACGCGTTCTGGATCATTTCAACTGGGAGCATGCCGCCAAATTAACCGTTGCCGTTTACCGGGAAGCTATCTATGCAAACCATCAATCTGCGCACTCTGCGTCTTGAAGACAGGCACCGTCTGTTGGATATCGGCTGCGGTGCAGGACGACATCTCCATGCCGCTTGCCATCACGCCACCTGTCACGCCATTGGCCTTGATTATGGTGAAAACAATCTCCATACCACGCGTGCAGGCTTTAGCGATACTACCAACAATTACAGTCTGCTGGCAGGCAATGCGTTGACCTTGCCCTTTCCAGATGCTTGCTTTGATCGCATCATCTGTTCTGAAGTCCTTGAGCATATCCCCAACTATCGCCTTGCCCTCTATGAGATAGGGCGGGTACTCAAACCGGGCGGAGCACTGGCTATCAGCGTGCCGCGCTATTGGCCTGAATGGCTGTGCTGGGCACTCAGTAGAGACTACAGCAATGAGCCTGGTGGTCATGTGCGCATATTCAAAACTAAAGTGCTGCGCCAAGCGGTAGAAGAACAAGGTCTTGTTTATTTTCACCGGCACTGGGCACACGGTCTCCATTCCCCTTATTGGTGGATACGATGCGCCCTTGGTCTTGATAACACGCAAACATGGTTGATACGAACGTACCACCGCTTCCTAGTGTGGGATATGATGAAACGACCCTGGCTTACCTGTGTTCTATCCTGGCTTGCTGACCCGTTGATGGGCAAAAGTCTGGTACTTTATTTTGTGCGTGGCAAGAAATACCCTATGCCTACTGCCAGATCATGACGCCTCCCAGTCCTGCCCTCCCTCTTCATATGACGTATGGAGACAAACTGCCTGATGGCTTTTTTAAAGGCGCTACAGCACGTATTATGGAGTTGCAACAACAAGATGGCTCTATTCGCTGGTTT contains the following coding sequences:
- a CDS encoding enoyl-CoA hydratase codes for the protein MSTSYEDILFEIKNRVATITLNRPDRLNAWTSAMDSSIKRAVIHATQDDDVRVIVVTGSGRGFCAGADMEQLKEIEDSQGGSHPPSYGVSRRDRLSFEGPDVTEHYKGRFGYIQQCPKPIIAALNGPAAGVGLVMALYCDMRFAASNAFITTAFSRRGLIAEHGTSWLLPHLVGLAQSLDLLFSARKVGAEEAYDMGLVNKVFAQESFMDEVMGYARMLADMASPRSIAVIKSQVYAALFQSLNEAIAIGDEEMGKSFTSEDFREGIAHFVEKRAASFTGR
- a CDS encoding 2Fe-2S iron-sulfur cluster-binding protein, whose translation is MAKITYVEHDGTSHTVEVDNDMTVMEGALKNDIPGIDADCGGSCACATCHVYVDGAWKDTVGGPGDMEEDMLDFAFEVKDVSRLSCQITVSDALDGLIVHLPKQQF
- a CDS encoding cytochrome c family protein; translated protein: MKTNSLYFILFSTGVFVTLMLAGLDVLPVTTEAKAQEVSKDETATKGDPEKGARVFKKCKACHTLKKDGGHTIGPNLHGFLMRPPASLEGFKYSQALKQHATDGLKWNDETLDAYLKKPYTYIKGTTMSFAGLRKNADRANVIAYLEQETGN
- a CDS encoding alpha/beta hydrolase, whose amino-acid sequence is MAFPESRFVESNGLRMAVYEQGNGLPVIFCHGFPELAYSWRHQLPALSNAGYRAIAPDQRGYGATGGPREEAAVPDYDIVHLTDDMVGLMDALALDKAIFCGHDWGGFIVWQMPLLHPDRVAGVIGVNTPFTPRAPADPIAIMRERMGDDMYIVYFQKYGDAEALLEEDIPKSMRFWYRKNTITRKIYDTLPEENKRLALLEAFKQPESEWGGEPLLTDEEMAYYVTAFEKTGYTGGINWYRNFTRNWEMSAGLKEKINVPCLMISAADDIVLQPEMTEGMENYISDLEKHIIPDCGHWTQQEKPDDLNALIIDWLNRRFGGHHGT
- a CDS encoding glycosyltransferase family 4 protein, whose product is MRHSPNVLPPASPETEASPYSSLHDEDDGPLRILLSSYRSHPRTGGQGVYIRYLTKALVNLGHKVDVISGPPYPALDERVGLIKLPSLDLYAQSSPLFALRLPMLKDRIALYEWWHHNVGRFPEPYTFGERMADYMRKRIHLYDVLHDNQTLSYGMLKVNRMGLPIVGTMHHPITVDRRIDLHHQRNPFMKFLKWRWYSFLTMQTQVIRQLDYIVTGSQSACHDAARDFGISPDRIRITPHGIDHETFRPLPETSRHPRKLIAVASADVPLKGLIYLVRAYRSLLTRYPDLELVVVGHLREGQTARELRALGIEHRVRFVSDLDDEEMTRLYAEATLAVSPSVYEGFGFPAGEAMACGVPLVATDGGSLPEVVGDAALIAPHSNPQALAEAIATLLDDPEKRAQFAKAGRQRVLDHFNWEHAAKLTVAVYREAIYANHQSAHSAS
- a CDS encoding class I SAM-dependent methyltransferase, whose product is MQTINLRTLRLEDRHRLLDIGCGAGRHLHAACHHATCHAIGLDYGENNLHTTRAGFSDTTNNYSLLAGNALTLPFPDACFDRIICSEVLEHIPNYRLALYEIGRVLKPGGALAISVPRYWPEWLCWALSRDYSNEPGGHVRIFKTKVLRQAVEEQGLVYFHRHWAHGLHSPYWWIRCALGLDNTQTWLIRTYHRFLVWDMMKRPWLTCVLSWLADPLMGKSLVLYFVRGKKYPMPTARS